The genome window TGGTGCGCAAGATCGCGGTGCAGCACGACCTGCACGCTACCTTCATGCCCAAGCCCCTGTATGGAGTCAACGGCTCGGGGATGCACTGCCACCAGTCCCTGTTCCACCTCTCGGACTCCTCCAACGCCTTCGACGACCCCCAGGCCGAGTGGGGCCTGTCCAAGGCCGCGCTGCACTACATCGGCGGCCTGCTGGCCCACGCCAAGGGCTTTACCGCGGTGACCAACCCCACGGTCAATTCCTACAAGCGCCTGGTGCCGGGCTACGAAGCGCCGACCAACATCACCTGGTCCGAGAAGAACCGCAGTCCCCTGGCCAGGGTGCCCGCCCGCCGGGGCGCCGGCACGCGTGTCGAGGTGCGCATGCCCGACCCCTCCTGCAACCCCTACCTGGCCTTCGCCGTGATGCTCCAAGCCGGACTCAACGGCATCGAAAACCAGATCGATCCCGGCCCGCCGGTGAACAAGGACATCTTCCGCATGAGCGAGCGGGAAAAACGACGGCTGAAGATCGACGCCCTGCCCGGCGACCTCTACGAGGCCACCCGGGCCCTGCAGAAGGACAAGGCGATGCTCGAGGCCCTGGGCGACCACGTGGCCGAGCACTTCATCGCGGGCAAGCTGCAGGACTGGCAGGAGTACATCACCATCGTCCACCCCTGGGAAGTGGATCGTTACCTGGCGATGTATTGATCGACGGCCCGCAGACCGGGCGGGTCACCGGGGCGGCGGGGCGATGCCCGGCCGCCCTTTTCGCGTGAGCGCAGCACCCCGGCGGGCCCGCCCCGCGACGCCTGGCGGGGCCGGTAGTCTGCACGGGTGGGGATGCACGTTGCGGTGGGAGGCGTTGCGGCCGAGGCCCTGGTCCGGGCGGCGCGACCTGCGGCGTTTCCGGGGGATTCGTGCCCCCCACTCGCGCAGGGGCCGGCGGTGGGCCCAGCGAATCCCCCGGCGGACGGACGCGCCTGGAGGGGGGACTGGCTGGTCGCCACCCAGGCTCGCCGCCGGAATCAGCGGAGGATCTGGAACTTGATTCTCAGGCGGGCCGCCTCCTCGTCCTCCGGACCCGATACTGGCTCGAAAGCCGGGGCCGACCAGGTCCCGCCGGGGAGCAGCTCGCACCATGCCAGGTGGGCTGCCGAGTCCTCCCAGACGACCCAGGTCTTGCCCTCCCGGGCCTCGAGGCGGACGTCGAGATCTCCGTTACCGTCGAAGCCGGCGAAGGCCGTCGCCGCAAGAAC of Acidobacteriota bacterium contains these proteins:
- the glnA gene encoding type I glutamate--ammonia ligase, with amino-acid sequence MARSEAEVRAILKDEGVRFLRLVFSDIHGVIKNVEVPDSQFDKALAGEIMFDGSSIEGFVRIQESDMLLRPDFQSLRVFPADPGDPNRRAMLICDVAMPDGQPFEGDPRFVLRRAIARAEKMGYRAMFGPEAEFFLFHRAADGTPTTETHDHGGYFDLAPVDRGESARRQIVNVLEKMGFEVEAAHHEVAPGQHEIDFKYAEAMKTADNLMVFRHVVRKIAVQHDLHATFMPKPLYGVNGSGMHCHQSLFHLSDSSNAFDDPQAEWGLSKAALHYIGGLLAHAKGFTAVTNPTVNSYKRLVPGYEAPTNITWSEKNRSPLARVPARRGAGTRVEVRMPDPSCNPYLAFAVMLQAGLNGIENQIDPGPPVNKDIFRMSEREKRRLKIDALPGDLYEATRALQKDKAMLEALGDHVAEHFIAGKLQDWQEYITIVHPWEVDRYLAMY